From Gemmatimonadaceae bacterium, the proteins below share one genomic window:
- a CDS encoding 3'-5' exonuclease, whose protein sequence is MSGIMERVIDETPVAIIDFETTGLSPKSLCRVVEVAVVRVNPNGGHHVVYDSLVDPGGPVACSSIHGIFDEDVVGAPSFVDVLEPLAAALRGCVVLAFNASFDMAFLHSELAFALKRSESPLRVPYGCLMYMRPAIGIGPRCGLHDAVSHHDIPAPDHRAAHDALAGALLWQVYREHMRARGIRTFGDLAARKHYKFMESWEFDPLRGDALGDVAVPASRLHSKPRVTPITYPDHDAVAAVQEAAAAEHSNRVRRRVRALRIGGYAHALVDAFADAIMTPEEFHSLERLQRELELTPGEIRSVHADFYSAVLMTCVEDGFVSHQESKNIAEVGSILRDLGWAPGDNSAPAAP, encoded by the coding sequence ATGAGTGGCATCATGGAGCGCGTAATCGACGAGACTCCCGTCGCGATCATCGACTTCGAAACCACGGGCCTCTCGCCCAAGTCACTGTGTAGAGTGGTTGAGGTGGCGGTGGTCCGGGTGAATCCCAATGGTGGCCACCACGTCGTGTACGACTCGCTGGTGGATCCTGGCGGGCCCGTTGCCTGCTCCAGCATTCACGGCATCTTCGACGAAGACGTTGTCGGAGCTCCGTCGTTCGTCGATGTCCTCGAGCCGCTGGCAGCCGCGCTCCGCGGGTGCGTCGTGCTCGCATTCAATGCCTCGTTCGACATGGCGTTCCTCCACTCCGAACTGGCCTTCGCGCTCAAGCGATCGGAGTCGCCGCTGCGGGTGCCGTACGGCTGCCTGATGTATATGCGCCCCGCCATCGGCATTGGGCCGCGCTGCGGGCTGCACGACGCCGTCTCTCACCACGACATCCCAGCGCCGGACCATCGCGCCGCACACGACGCGCTCGCCGGCGCACTGCTGTGGCAAGTCTATCGAGAGCACATGCGCGCGCGCGGCATCCGCACGTTCGGCGATCTCGCGGCGCGGAAGCACTACAAGTTCATGGAGAGCTGGGAGTTCGATCCGCTGCGTGGTGATGCCCTTGGGGACGTCGCGGTCCCCGCGAGCCGACTGCACTCGAAGCCACGCGTCACGCCGATCACGTACCCCGACCACGATGCAGTCGCAGCGGTGCAAGAAGCCGCTGCAGCGGAGCACTCGAATCGAGTGCGCCGGCGCGTGCGCGCGCTCCGCATCGGCGGCTATGCCCATGCACTGGTGGACGCGTTCGCGGATGCCATCATGACGCCGGAAGAGTTCCACTCCCTCGAGCGACTGCAGCGCGAACTCGAGCTCACTCCCGGCGAGATTCGGTCGGTGCATGCCGACTTCTACTCGGCGGTCTTGATGACATGCGTCGAGGATGGGTTCGTCTCGCACCAGGAGTCGAAGAACATCGCCGAGGTTGGCAGCATTCTTCGGGACCTCGGCTGGGCACCGGGCGATAACAGCGCACCCGCCGCGCCGTGA
- the tcmP gene encoding three-Cys-motif partner protein TcmP yields MSPDPFFKGVKEWGHYKHRILSKYLTIWVRKLGSRHKTLAFVDSCAGSGYYDDDTAGSPIIAARLNDAPDRGNHARVMVFACEQNDENYARLATALRPWIQRSPQLADALHGPFQLFLESIVQVTERWPTLFFIDPYGMKDVSIDALTPILENQSARKELIVRVPPGILSRWWGRLQERPTSERHARELDAFRRNLEACNVDPAFAEMLKSAEFTGADRQQALLERYLVPIYERFRWVQLVPIKATFTGAPRYFILHATDSPDGCAYLNDVASALRDELYATTEQRRDAALGQGSLFGPLPAPRTVSMRELEELLLEELRHTGGAPWIELRAMLASVFGPEFRKKDHVQALRHLVSRHQARPFEGAEPEDRETVTPA; encoded by the coding sequence GTGAGTCCCGATCCGTTCTTCAAGGGTGTCAAGGAGTGGGGCCACTACAAGCACCGCATCCTCTCCAAGTACCTGACTATCTGGGTGCGCAAGCTCGGGTCACGGCACAAGACGCTCGCCTTCGTCGACTCGTGCGCCGGGTCCGGGTACTACGACGACGACACGGCAGGGTCCCCAATCATCGCGGCGCGCCTGAACGACGCGCCCGACCGCGGCAATCACGCGCGGGTGATGGTCTTCGCCTGCGAGCAGAACGATGAGAACTACGCGCGGCTCGCCACGGCATTGCGGCCGTGGATCCAGCGGTCGCCGCAGCTCGCGGATGCGCTTCACGGCCCGTTCCAGCTTTTCCTCGAGTCGATCGTGCAGGTCACGGAGCGCTGGCCGACGTTGTTTTTCATCGACCCGTACGGGATGAAGGACGTGAGCATCGACGCCCTCACACCGATCCTGGAGAACCAGAGCGCGCGCAAGGAGCTCATCGTGCGGGTGCCGCCCGGCATCCTCAGCCGCTGGTGGGGGCGCCTGCAGGAGCGACCGACCAGCGAGCGCCACGCGCGCGAGCTCGACGCCTTCCGCCGCAACCTGGAGGCGTGCAACGTCGACCCGGCGTTCGCGGAGATGTTGAAGTCCGCCGAGTTCACCGGCGCGGACCGGCAGCAGGCCTTGCTCGAGCGCTACCTGGTCCCGATCTACGAGCGCTTCCGCTGGGTGCAGCTCGTGCCGATCAAGGCGACGTTCACCGGCGCGCCGCGCTACTTCATCCTGCACGCGACCGACAGCCCCGATGGCTGCGCCTACCTCAACGACGTGGCGAGCGCGCTGCGTGACGAGCTCTATGCGACCACGGAGCAGCGGCGCGATGCCGCGCTGGGACAGGGCAGCCTCTTCGGGCCGCTGCCGGCGCCGCGCACCGTCTCGATGCGCGAGCTCGAGGAGCTGCTGCTCGAGGAGCTCCGGCACACCGGCGGCGCCCCATGGATCGAGCTGCGCGCCATGCTCGCGTCGGTCTTCGGCCCGGAGTTCCGGAAGAAGGACCATGTGCAGGCTCTACGACATCTCGTGTCGCGCCACCAGGCCCGGCCCTTCGAGGGCGCAGAGCCCGAGGACCGCGAGACCGTCACGCCGGCCTAG
- a CDS encoding phage Gp37/Gp68 family protein, with translation MPTAIEWTDEVWNPMTGCTKISAGCDNCYAHVVAQRRTRHRYLAHPPVKDTEANRNDPFAPRFWEERLVVPFKWREPRRVFVNSMSDVFHAHFSLEQIRMVFEVMNACPQHQFQVLTKRPERAARLGDELDWTPNIWMGTSIEDMRVARRADALRDVPAVVKFISAEPLLGSLAELDVSGIDWVIGGGESGAGARPVDIAWARELRDMCKRAGVAFFWKQWGGFTPKAGGRELDGRTWDEYPRELLRA, from the coding sequence ATGCCCACTGCCATCGAATGGACCGACGAAGTCTGGAACCCGATGACCGGGTGCACGAAGATTTCGGCGGGGTGCGACAACTGCTACGCCCACGTCGTCGCGCAGCGGCGCACGCGCCATCGTTATCTCGCGCACCCGCCGGTGAAGGACACCGAGGCAAATCGCAACGACCCCTTCGCGCCCCGGTTTTGGGAGGAGCGCCTAGTGGTGCCGTTCAAGTGGCGGGAGCCGCGCCGCGTCTTCGTGAACTCCATGAGCGACGTCTTCCACGCGCACTTCAGCCTTGAACAGATCCGCATGGTGTTCGAGGTCATGAATGCGTGCCCGCAGCACCAGTTCCAGGTGCTGACGAAGCGGCCGGAGCGGGCCGCGCGGCTCGGCGATGAACTCGACTGGACCCCGAACATCTGGATGGGCACGTCGATCGAGGACATGCGGGTCGCGCGGCGCGCGGATGCACTGCGTGATGTTCCGGCCGTCGTGAAGTTCATCAGCGCTGAGCCGCTGCTGGGCTCGCTGGCCGAGCTCGACGTCTCCGGCATCGACTGGGTGATTGGCGGCGGCGAGAGCGGCGCCGGCGCGCGGCCCGTCGATATCGCCTGGGCCCGGGAGCTGCGCGACATGTGCAAGCGCGCAGGTGTCGCCTTCTTCTGGAAGCAGTGGGGCGGCTTCACACCCAAGGCGGGTGGGCGTGAGCTCGACGGCCGCACCTGGGACGAGTATCCGCGCGAGCTCCTGCGGGCCTAG
- a CDS encoding DUF4258 domain-containing protein, with protein MNERPLYPKQIFYSEHAAERMVERGFSSEDVRRILFTGDVAVSSYQPPKGPRRHARQLVLRGHPAKVVFVIWPTRYDIITVEWVTE; from the coding sequence TTGAATGAAAGGCCGCTGTACCCCAAGCAGATCTTCTACTCGGAGCACGCAGCCGAGCGGATGGTCGAGCGAGGGTTCTCCAGCGAGGATGTGCGGCGCATCCTCTTCACCGGCGACGTTGCGGTGAGTTCGTACCAGCCGCCGAAGGGGCCGAGGCGACACGCTCGGCAGTTGGTCCTTCGAGGTCATCCCGCAAAGGTCGTCTTCGTTATCTGGCCCACGCGGTACGACATCATCACGGTGGAGTGGGTGACCGAATAG